The Synchiropus splendidus isolate RoL2022-P1 chromosome 1, RoL_Sspl_1.0, whole genome shotgun sequence genome includes a window with the following:
- the LOC128752827 gene encoding low-density lipoprotein receptor-related protein 2-like isoform X6, translated as MLVLRLTCFLILTGLRISTVLSQSSGCLPDQWQCDDGNCIPDVWRCDGGGDCLDGSDEMDCDASSGSPLCPPGHFPCLDTVGCVAASARCDGQKNCPTGSDEENCPVTEDCLDTDWTCGNHACVLKELRCNGQDDCMDNSDEANCVSCEANGVQCPDGSCLPAHERCDKTVQCSDGSDEPVTCGRTCAVKNGGCSHVCVDEPWGARCACPDGFKLSSNGAICIDVDECSLPFPPCMQLCANTLGSFYCHCREGFLLQGNSTCQVTGNSTRLLTVQKRTVVLLDVKTRQLKSIGVLQFDPVALTFDIARGLYYWADEQGTLYKSNGQQTSIIHKGQWGISSLACDWLTGNLFWTNPKKESIYVLGADGLSYTTVLSKNVSPKELVVLPVASSMSWINAGPGDRVTIEKSWLDGSSRQTLAVLTGQSAHSLVADVAARRLYWISDIKQSVETVRLDGSGRYSFVGLFSGNPPMGLAVFGNMFYWVDDQGMWQAPQNLPGLKKFLWKSTQAVFTVFHELQQPQGTSACAMTCDICLLTQGNPTGFACTCPSTQVLLPDGVCRFPRFVYATISNIKLLEFRGSEVIDQQLFDTDDGILCFDVDWYRGWIYWANQTGHVQRVGTTQQVTEIIPLPLPVCIIALDQRTGDLFWVSCDQKVIGTTNAKNGLSRHLYRTEKEIRNLYLDWLRGGILWLEDEQIMGMNIIGGEAKELLQLLAQTNIAFDLSANSLLWNSKNAGLTTLSLLNEKTHVAGRRWNISGSVMCAFEPFLLTLSGDTMTLWDRRDGNPVVRAPVKGEVLNVIPVLRDISVPEASFCKEPSMLCKGTSICLERNRLCDGRMDCPAGDDEEFCRTACPSKDDFQCMDGRSCISNMLVCDGRSHCRDGSDEVNCPPAVPTEIQANALKCRTGLKLCNDGLQCVLYSHVCDGENDCKDGSDELGCDATQAPTTVNVIPIPTTTFTTLPACLSPSVLCPQTSLHLCISPNKFCDGIKDCPNGFDEENCLKRCPSKNDFRCKDRRSCVPKSLVCDGRSHCHDGSDEVNCRLTIPPPPQPSSLKCRMGTKHCRDGSECILNSHVCDGEKDCKDGSDEEECEAVEPSTSNMTADLDLIPITTEPNPITPCTSPAVLCPGTHLCIAPTQLCDGVKNCPDGSDENCVRGCAEKSDFLCEDRLRCVSRDLVCDGRSHCQDGSDEVNCQSLTTPAPRSNVFRCYVGSRLCQDGTRCVLLSHVCDGEKDCPDGSDETHCGDTATVTAEQPTSKPSTTVRQIFMSSTSPPCTSPSVLCPGSSVCIKPTQMCDGVKDCIDGSDEKCVKRCPNRDDFRCKDRRSCISRDQVCDGRSHCNDGSDEAGCQGLPTPGPRTNALKCRLGSWLCQDGSECILHSHVCDGERDCQDGSDEGTCDSAYTTNPTLSPAEPVTQPPCTSPSVLCPGSSLCLHPAQICDGTRDCPDGYDENCVSKCPNKRDFHCKDRRSCISASLVCDGRAHCLDGSDEVDCPPVYSAGSRASTVKCRLGSVPCRDGSVCVLQSHVCDGEKDCKDGSDEADCDVAEKALDTVTDDTTSYVKPLNPPVTKLLCTGSSILCPDSSSCILPSQQCDGKMDCSDGSDEKRCPDITRPGSQEPVLTCRLGTRLCGDGSECVLNSHVCDGEKDCPDGSDEQGCQESCKKGEFQCAHGKMCIPDAQVCDGRTHCRDGSDELDCINPSKSCEHRCADGKRCIPKKFLCDGEKDCLDGSDELGCDGVTVAPTPALATDPAVCVSPSVFCPGTSVCISQKQICDGNRDCPDAFDESNCVDSCKNTDEFLCSDRRKCISRKFVCDGRAQCFDGSDENRCEEDEPTTPFPSVGSTNSAPVKCRKGFKPCSDGLECVMYSHVCDGEKDCQDGSDEDGCVSACKSGEFQCAHGNRCIPEQQVCNGENDCQDRSDEMNCQRLIDGCHQLCDNGTRCIPKSFLCDGERDCADGSDEKKCGLIACAFDQYRCMSGQCVSEGLKCDGYSDCSDHSDEMHCARPPNCPSQLLCPNGHECLQREWRCDGEEDCDDGSDEKNCIITPVRCRDYQWQCDNSNQCIPLSWHCDGKRDCVNFVDEENCSLEKCPAHLYQCDSGECLDPGLACNGITNCADMSDEGSGCNVHNCSSYFAPLCDQHCVSTPNGPKCFCKEGYKLFSTRYCVDMDECEELPHAVCKHICINTPGSYTCHCHPGFYLEPDNKSCKAEDEALLLASVQSELLLLGVHSRSLRLFSSATRPVFSLDYHWSQQRVYWLSPDYQSVRWADMNSSKKGTLIQGVKADFIAVDWIGKNLYWIDGLVGQILAVQLRDVTVGSHNYTVVLGEDLEHPSSLVLLPHMGLIFWSEIGSRPQIRRSGMDGSSKRVIVNHGLSWPVSLASDLLDNRLYWADEKMHSIGSASFEGENVKILQMVETPSPFSVAVFNDRLTWSDTKRRTIRSSDKNTGKDQKVLLKRPGQPFGIKLMHPLSQPLIVNPCDKLRCSHLCLLVPARGLSGIPKSATASEVTEVTAACRCPKGLLLSKNNRTCSLPQESTFILLLSPNAIYQIYLQSMHRDGVGLKKIPNCSVLSIPGVVEASFMDLSHGQRLYIADGFHGAVEAFNLTGPWSRQRLTPTGRIFELHDDSVTAIAVDWVTSNLYWSSSNHPGIHVTSSSDGSTAPLLQGSLKATTAIAVHPPTGRLCYSSTGNHDLLE; from the exons ATGCTCGTTCTGAGGCTGACTTGTTTCTTGATTCTGACCGGTCTCAGGATTTCTACAG TCTTGAGCCAGTCCTCTGGATGTCTCCCTGACCAGTGGCAATGTGATGATGGGAACTGCATTCCTGATGTCTGGAGATGTGATGGTGGCGGCGATTGTCTGGATGGATCTGATGAGATGGATTGTGATG CTTCCTCAGGATCTCCATTATGTCCACCCGGTCATTTCCCCTGCCTTGACACTGTTGGCTGTGTAGCAGCATCAGCTCGCTGTGATGGTCAGAAGAATTGTCCAACTGGTTCTGATGAAGAGAACTGTCCAGTCACTGAGGATTGTTTGGACACTGATTGGACATGTGGAAACCATGCGTGTGTTTTAAAAGAGCTGCGTTGCAATGGACAGGATGACTGCATGGACAATTCTGACGAAGCAAACTGTG TCAGTTGTGAGGCAAATGGCGTCCAGTGTCCTGATGGCAGCTGTCTGCCTGCTCATGAAAGATGTGACAAGACAGTACAGTGCTCTGATGGCAGTGATGAACCTGTAACTTGTG gCCGCACCTGCGCTGTAAAGAATGGAGGCTGCAGCCATGTGTGTGTCGATGAACCCTGGGGAGCTCGGTGTGCCTGTCCTGATGGATTTAAACTGTCCTCAAATGGAGCCATCTGCATCG ATGTCGATGAGTGCTCCCTTCCTTTTCCTCCATGTATGCAGCTCTGCGCCAACACACTGGGATCATTCTATTGTCATTGCAGAGAAGGCTTCCTGCTAcaaggaaattcaacatgtcaggTCACAG GTAATTCGACCAGACTTCTGACTGTGCAGAAGCGAACAGTCGTCCTGCTGGATGTAAAAACACGACAACTGAAATCAATTGGCGTACTGCAGTTTGACCCGGTGGCCTTAACATTTGACATTGCACGAGGCTTGTACTACTGGGCTGATGAGCAAGGCACTCTTTACAAGAGCAATGGACAACAAACCTCAATTATCCACAAAG GGCAGTGGGGAATTAGCAGTCTAGCTTGTGACTGGCTCACCGGCAACCTTTTCTGGACTAATCCAAAGAAAGAGTCAATCTATGTGTTGGGTGCGGACGGGTTGAGTTACACCACGGTGCTGAGTAAAAACGTCAGCCCGAAAGAGTTGGTTGTTTTACCGGTGGCGAG CTCAATGTCATGGATCAATGCTGGTCCTGGTGATCGAGTGACGATTGAGAAGTCTTGGCTGGATGGATCAAGTAGACAAACTCTTGCGGTGCTCACAGGTCAATCTGCTCACAGCCTCGTGGCAGATGTGGCTGCCAGAAGACTGTATTGGATCAGTGATATTAAGCAG TCAGTAGAGACAGTAAGGCTGGATGGCAGTGGACGCTACTCCTTTGTGGGATTGTTCAGTGGGAACCCGCCAATGGGCTTAGCTGTTTTTGGAAACATGTTCTACTGGGTGGATGACCAAGGAATGTGGCAGGCTCCTCAAAACTTGCCAGGTCTAAAGAAATTTCTGTGGAAATCCACCCAGGCCGTTTTCACAGTTTTCCATGAGCTTCAGCAGCCACAag GTACATCTGCGTGTGCGATGACATGTGACATCTGCTTGCTCACTCAAGGGAACCCAACTGGATTCGCCTGCACTTGTCCAAGCACTCAAGTTCTGCTGCCCGATGGTGTATGTCGGT TTCCCAGGTTTGTTTATGCCACCATTAGCAACATTAAATTGTTAGAGTTCAGAGGCAGTGAGGTCATAGACCAGCAACTGTTTGACACAGACGATGGCATATTGTGTTTCGATGTGGACTGGTACAGAGGGTGGATATATTGGGCCAACCAAACTGGCCATGTGCAGCGTGTGGGCACAACACAGCAGGTCACAGAAATCATCCCACTGCCTTTGCCAg TTTGTATCATTGCATTGGATCAGAGGACTGGTGATCTTTTTTGGGTGTCATGTGATCAAAAAGTCATAGGCACCACCAACGCTAAGAATGGTTTATCACGGCATCTGTACCGCACAGAAAAGGAGATTCGGAACCTTTATCTGGACTGGCTTAGAGGCGGAATTCTCTGGCTTGAAGATGAGCAAATCATGGGCATGAATATTATCGGTGGTGAAGCAAAGGAACTTCTGCAGTTGTTAGCTCAGACGAATATTGCCTTTGACCTCAGTGCCAATAGTCTCCTTTGGAACTCGAAAAATGCGG GCTTAACCACATTGAGCTTGCTGAATGAGAAAACACATGTAGCTGGAAGGAGGTGGAACATATCCGGCTCTGTCATGTGTgcttttgaacctttcctgctgACCCTTTCTGGTGACACCATGACCCTCTGGGACCGCCGTGATGGGAACCCTGTTGTTCGTGCACCTGTCAAAGGCGAAGTGTTGAATGTTATTCCTGTTCTCAGAGACATATCAG TTCCCGAGGCCTCCTTCTGCAAGGAACCATCCATGCTGTGCAAGGGAACTTCGATTTGCCTTGAACGCAATCGACTATGTGATGGGAGAATGGACTGTCCTGCTGGGGATGATGAAGAGTTTTGCAGGACTGCATGCCCATCAAAAG ATGATTTTCAATGCATGGACGGTCGGAGCTGCATATCCAACATGCTTGTGTGTGATGGCCGCTCTCATTGCCGTGATGGTTCAGATGAGGTCAACTGTCCGCCTGCAGTGCCCACTGAAATCCAAGCAAATGCCCTGAAGTGTCGTACCGGTTTAAAGCTTTGTAATGATGGCCTGCAATGTGTTTTATACAGTCATGTATGTGATGGAGAGAATGACTGTAAGGATGGATCTGATGAACTTGGATGTG ATGCTACACAAGCTCCGACCACAGTAAATGTAATTCCCATCCCAACGACTACATTCACAACTCTTCCTGCATGTCTCAGCCCGTCGGTGCTTTGTCCGCAAACATCTCTTCACCTCTGCATTTCCCCAAACAAGTTTTGTGATGGCATCAAAGACTGTCCCAATGGATTTGATGAAGAAAACTGTTTGAAAAGATGTCCCTCTAAAA ATGATTTTCGCTGCAAGGATCGTCGAAGCTGTGTTCCCAAAAGTCTAGTTTGTGATGGGCGCTCTCATTGTCACGATGGATCTGATGAAGTCAACTGTCGGCTCACAATACCGCCTCCTCCCCAACCAAGTAGTCTAAAGTGTCGCATGGGAACCAAGCATTGTCGAGACGGTAGTGAATGTATTTTAAACAGCCATGTTTGTGATGGCGAGAAGGACTGCAAAGATGGCTCTGACGAAGAGGAATGTG aGGCTGTGGAGCCCTCCACCTCAAATATGACCGCTGATCTTGACTTGATACCAATAACCACTGAACCTAACCCTATAACTCCATGCACCAGTCCTGCAGTTTTGTGTCCTGGTACGCATTTATGCATCGCACCAACTCAGCTGTGTGACGGCGTGAAAAACTGTCCTGACGGATCTGATGAGAACTGTGTGAGGGGATGTGCTGAGAAAA GTGATTTTCTGTGTGAAGACCGTCTGAGATGCGTATCCAGAGATCTTGTTTGTGATGGCCGCTCTCACTGCCAAGATGGCTCAGATGAAGTCAACTGTCAGAGTTTAACCACTCCGGCACCTCGGTCAAACGTTTTCAGATGTTATGTGGGATCACGACTGTGTCAGGACGGCACACGTTGTGTTCTGCTGAGTCACGTTTGTGATGGAGAAAAAGATTGCCCTGACGGATCAGATGAAACTCATTGTG GGGACACTGCCActgtcactgctgagcaacCTACATCCAAACCATCAACAACAGTCAGGCAGATTTTTATGTCTTCTACTTCTCCACCGTGCACTAGTCCCTCAGTTCTGTGTCCTGGCTCTTCTGTATGCATCAAACCAACTCAAATGTGTGATGGAGTGAAAGACTGTATTGATGGATCAGATGAGAAATGTGTGAAGAGATGCCCGAATAGAG ATGATTTCCGGTGTAAAGACCGTCGGAGCTGCATCTCCAGAGATCAAGTGTGTGATGGCCGCTCTCATTGTAACGATGGATCAGATGAAGCGGGCTGTCAAGGTTTGCCCACCCCAGGGCCTCGCACAAATGCCCTGAAATGTCGTCTGGGTTCCTGGCTGTGTCAAGATGGAAGTGAGTGTATTCTACATAGTCACGTTTGTGATGGGGAGAGAGACTGTCAAGATGGGTCGGATGAAGGAACATGTG ACTCTGCATATACAACCAATCCGACTTTGTCACCCGCTGAACCGGTTACTCAGCCTCCCTGCACCAGTCCATCAGTTCTGTGCCCAGGCTCCTCTTTATGCCTCCATCCAGCTCAGATATGTGACGGAACGAGAGACTGTCCCGATGGGTATGATGAAAACTGTGTCAGTAAATGTCCCAACAAAA GAGATTTCCACTGCAAAGATCGTAGGAGTTGTATTTCGGCCAGTCTGGTGTGTGATGGACGCGCTCATTGCCTTGATGGCTCAGATGAAGTTGACTGTCCTCCCGTCTATTCCGCTGGTTCTCGAGCAAGTACAGTGAAGTGTCGTTTGGGTTCAGTCCCCTGTCGTGACGGTAGTGTTTGCGTTCTTCAAAGTCATGTTtgtgatggagagaaagacTGCAAAGATGGATCGGATGAAGCAGACTGTG ATGTTGCAGAAAAGGCCCTGGATACAGTTACTGATGACACCACATCCTATGTCAAGCCACTCAACCCGCCTGTCACCAAGCTGCTGTGCACTGGTTCCTCAATCCTTTGTCCGGACTCATCATCATGCATCCTCCCCTCACAGCAGTGTGATGGCAAAATGGACTGTAGTGATGGCTCAGATGAAAAAAGGTGCCCAGATATCACTCGTCCAGGTTCACAAGAACCTGTCCTTACATGCCGACTTGGCACAAGGCTGTGCGGCGACGGATCAGAATGCGTTTTGAATAGTCATGTGTGCGATGGCGAGAAAGACTGTCCAGATGGCTCAGATGAACAAGGCTGTCAAGAATCCTGCAAAAAAG GTGAATTTCAGTGTGCGCATGGGAAGATGTGCATCCCAGACGCCCAGGTTTGTGATGGGAGGACTCACTGTAGAGACGGGTCAGATGAACTGGACTGTATCAACCCAAGTAAGAGCTGTGAGCATCGGTGTGCTGATGGCAAGCGGTGCATCCCCAAGAAATTTCTGTGCGATGGTGAAAAAGACTGCCTTGATGGCTCTGATGAGCTGGGCTGTG ATGGCGTGACTGTTGCACCAACACCAGCCTTGGCCACCGATCCAGCAGTATGTGTGAGTCCATCGGTTTTTTGCCCAGGCACTTCAGTCTGCATTTCTCAAAAGCAAATCTGTGATGGAAATCGCGACTGTCCAGATGCTTTTGATGAAAGTAACTGTGTGGACAGCTGTAAAAACACAG ATGAATTTCTGTGCAGTGACCGACGCAAGTGTATCTCGAGGAAATTTGTGTGTGATGGACGTGCCCAGTGTTTTGATGGGTCTGATGAGAACCGTTGTGAAGAAGATGAACCTACCACTCCGT TTCCCAGCGTGGGCAGCACCAATTCAGCCCCGGTTAAATGCCGCAAAGGTTTCAAACCTTGTAGCGATGGTCTGGAGTGTGTCATGTATAGTCATGTCTGTGATGGAGAAAAGGACTGCCAAGATGGATCAGATGAAGATGGATGTGTTTCTGCTTGCaaatcag GTGAGTTCCAATGTGCTCATGGAAACAGATGCATCCCAGAGCAGCAGGTCTGTAACGGAGAGAACGACTGTCAGGACCGATCCGATGAAATGAACTGTCAACGCTTGATTGACGGCTGCCATCAGCTCTGTGACAATGGCACCCGCTGTATTCCAAAATCATTTCTTTGCGACGGCGAGAGAGACTGCGCTGATGGGTCAGATGAGAAAAAGTGTG GCCTTATAGCCTGTGCTTTTGACCAGTACCGCTGCATGAGTGGTCAGTGTGTCTCGGAGGGACTGAAGTGTGATGGATATTCTGACTGCAGTGACCATTCAGATGAAATGCATTGTGCAAGGCCTCCAAACTGCCCGTCACAGCTGCTCTGCCCAAACGGTCACGAGTGCCTGCAAAGAGAGTGGCGCTGCGATGGTGAAGAGGACTGTGACGACGGTTCTGACGAGAAG AACTGTATCATCACTCCAGTGAGGTGCAGAGACTACCAGTGGCAGTGTGACAACAGTAATCAATGCATCCCTCTGTCATGGCATTGTGATGGAAAAAGGGACTGTGTCAATTTTGTGGATGAGGAAAATT GCAGTCTGGAGAAGTGTCCTGCCCACCTGTACCAGTGTGACAGTGGAGAGTGTCTGGACCCTGGACTGGCATGCAATGGTATCACCAACTGTGCAGACATGTCCGATGAGGGTTCGGGATGCAACGTGCACAATTGCTCCAGTTACTTTGCCCCTCTGTGTGACCAGCACTGTGTCAGCACTCCTAATGGGCCG AAGTGTTTCTGTAAAGAGGGTTACAAGCTCTTCTCTACCAGATACTGTGTGGATATGGATGAATGTGAAGAGCTGCCACATGCTGTGTGCAAACATATCTGCATCAACACACCTGGTTCTTACACTTGCCATTGTCATCCTGGTTTCTACCTGGAGCCTGACAACAAAAGCTGTAAAGCGGAAG ATGAGGCATTACTGTTGGCGTCTGTTCAGTCAGAATTGCTGCTGTTGGGGGTCCATAGCAGAAGCTTGCGTCTCTTCTCCTCTGCAACTCGGCCTGTCTTCTCTCTGGATTACCACTGGAGTCAGCAAAGGGTGTACTGGTTGAGCCCTGATTACCAGAGCGTACGATGGGCTGACATGAACTCAAGTAAAAAAGGAACACTAATTCAAG GAGTGAAGGCGGATTTTATAGCAGTGGACTGGATTGGAAAGAACCTTTACTGGATTGATGGTCTGGTGGGTCAGATTCTGGCGGTGCAGCTCCGTGATGTCACAGTTGGATCCCATAACTACACTGTGGTGCTGGGAGAAGACTTGGAGCATCCAAGTTCACTGGTCCTCCTTCCACACATGGG GTTGATCTTCTGGTCTGAGATTGGCAGCAGACCCCAGATTAGGCGCTcagggatggatggatcaagTAAGAGGGTGATAGTCAATCATGGGTTAAGTTGGCCTGTTAGCTTGGCTTCTGACCTCCTGGACAACCGGTTGTATTGGGCTGATGAGAAGATGCACAGCATTGGCTCTGCCTCTTTCGAGGGAGAGAATGTCAag ATCCTTCAGATGGTTGAAACTCCAAGCCCGTTCTCTGTTGCTGTGTTCAATGATCGGCTTACCTGGTCTGACACGAAGAGAAGAACCATCCGCTCTTCTGATAAAAACACAGGGAAAGACCAGAAGGTTCTCTTAAAGAGACCTGGCCAGCCCTTCGGAATAAAG CTGATGCATCCGCTGTCCCAGCCACTCATCGTGAACCCCTGTGACAAGCTTCGCTGCTCCCACCTCTGCCTCCTCGTTCCAGCTAGGGGTCTCTCAGGCATACCAAAGTCAGCGACAGCGTCCGAAGTAACAGAAGTTACTGCAGCTTGCCGCTGTCCGAAGGGGCTTCTACTTTCAAAGAACAACAGAACATGCTCTTTACCTCAGGAATCGACCTTCATCTTACTTTTGTCGCCCAACGCCATCTACCAA ATTTATCTTCAGTCGATGCATCGAGATGGAGTTGGGCTGAAAAAGATTCCCAACTGCAGCGTGTTGTCCATCCCTGGTGTGGTTGAGGCCTCTTTCATGGATCTTTCACACGGTCAACGTTTGTACATAGCTGATGGTTTTCATGGAGCAGTGGAGGCCTTTAATCTGACTGGCCCCTGGTCAAGACAACGCCTGACACCCACTGGCCGCATTTTTGAACTACAT GACGATTCAGTCACTGCCATAGCAGTTGACTGGGTGACCTCCAACCTCTACTGGAGCAGCAGTAATCACCCTGGTATACATGTGACCTCCAGTTCTGATGGAAGCACTGCCCCACTGTTGCAGGGATCGCTGAAG GCGACGACAGCCATAGCAGTGCACCCTCCGACAGGTCGACTCTGCTACTCCTCAACG GGGAACCATGATCTACTGGAGTGA